A window from Leptospira stimsonii encodes these proteins:
- a CDS encoding FecR family protein, which produces MKKIGILSAFVFAGLLFFQCKSKSADPTKGAITFVKGTVSIQRGDQRIPATVSQEIQNEDVVITGPKSVVTIVFGENSSVIEIQSDSQFRLKQESHEKIFFQDRGSSWVLSNKLLKGDKLSLHTPTSTAGVRGTKFFTAVHEDMTFTCHCEGQIELVNVASHSKKVNDSDYLAVTRGSKTIYITLKDLQEAKLAYSHNHSEIENSPLGPQSQMAPEQVKVLLSLIRKKLDSP; this is translated from the coding sequence ATGAAAAAAATAGGGATACTGTCGGCTTTCGTTTTTGCGGGCCTTCTATTCTTTCAGTGTAAGAGCAAGTCAGCGGACCCAACGAAGGGAGCGATCACGTTTGTAAAGGGAACCGTTTCGATTCAACGCGGGGATCAAAGGATACCTGCTACGGTTTCTCAAGAAATTCAGAACGAAGACGTTGTGATCACCGGGCCGAAATCGGTAGTAACGATCGTATTTGGAGAAAATTCTTCGGTGATCGAAATTCAATCGGATTCTCAGTTTCGTTTAAAACAAGAATCGCACGAAAAGATTTTCTTTCAAGATCGGGGAAGTTCCTGGGTTCTTTCGAACAAGTTGTTAAAGGGCGATAAGCTCAGCTTACATACTCCCACGAGTACGGCCGGAGTTAGGGGAACCAAGTTTTTTACTGCGGTTCACGAAGACATGACCTTTACTTGTCATTGCGAAGGTCAGATCGAATTAGTAAACGTAGCATCCCATTCCAAAAAAGTGAATGACTCCGACTATCTCGCCGTTACGCGAGGGTCTAAAACGATCTATATCACGCTGAAAGATCTGCAAGAGGCCAAACTTGCCTATTCTCACAATCATAGCGAGATCGAAAATTCTCCTTTGGGTCCTCAAAGTCAAATGGCGCCGGAACAGGTGAAAGTTTTACTTTCTCTCATTCGAAAGAAATTGGATTCTCCCTGA
- a CDS encoding PAS domain S-box protein: MGTIADNSDRKFEFIKNEKNEIQIILQILDLFSKVLYGKLPSDQALPLVIEKISAISDWTRAELWMIDDASKAFYLKAAFGTETKPEETLAQDSKRITVPVSEEFLLRLVNEQKTIWSNDPKDEVRYEHALRASHPVPKTVFGIPILSQKKKSGALIFYSEQAKNAQDETFISWIENVAYQMGSLIFEKVEVPFIQGNEDRIGQVLENMPVMFFSVDEQFRILSWNHECENVTGYEKEEVIGKERFFKDQLLGIQDYGNSSEFYHQSVDSDFKNWELEIKSKTGKIKTIAMSNISTEFPIAGWKHWFVGVDVTLTKEVEKNLKSSLKELSDFHTALNAVSIVAITDKLGNIIYVNQNFCNISGYSKNELLGRNHRIINSGYHPKEFFIELWKTISKGKIWKGEIKNKSKDGKFYWVDTTISPIFDENGKPHQYLAIRNDITERKETEEKVRLAENNLKTLQDRMSPHFLFNTLSIIHSYLQTNSELADSAILMLAENYRFLIDNAQRALIPFDVEWEFMENYMKLLKLRFSDFLDIEVVKKGDFSKCQLPPLTLQPIVENSYIHGIRNQKGGGKISVEATIEGNRTRIRIRDNGKGIENTENFYSRTLNNISERLKFYLYESEVKIENHADGGTLVTVDFDTPKNEQLGKLN; this comes from the coding sequence ATGGGAACGATTGCCGATAATTCGGATCGCAAGTTTGAATTTATAAAAAACGAGAAAAACGAGATCCAGATCATATTACAGATTTTGGATCTTTTTTCCAAAGTCCTCTACGGGAAACTTCCTTCGGATCAGGCGCTTCCCCTTGTCATAGAGAAAATTTCAGCGATCTCCGATTGGACAAGAGCGGAACTTTGGATGATTGACGACGCTTCCAAAGCGTTTTATCTCAAAGCCGCTTTCGGTACTGAAACAAAGCCAGAAGAAACCCTTGCCCAAGATTCCAAAAGAATTACGGTTCCCGTCTCGGAAGAATTCCTTCTTCGTCTCGTAAACGAACAAAAAACCATTTGGAGTAACGATCCGAAGGACGAGGTTCGGTACGAACACGCTCTTCGCGCTTCCCATCCGGTTCCGAAAACCGTTTTCGGGATTCCTATTCTATCTCAGAAAAAGAAATCCGGAGCTTTGATCTTCTATTCCGAACAAGCCAAAAACGCTCAAGACGAAACGTTCATTTCTTGGATCGAGAATGTCGCTTATCAAATGGGTTCTCTCATTTTCGAAAAAGTCGAAGTTCCGTTTATACAAGGAAACGAGGATCGAATCGGTCAGGTGCTCGAGAATATGCCGGTGATGTTTTTCTCGGTGGACGAACAATTTAGGATTTTATCTTGGAATCATGAATGTGAGAACGTAACCGGCTATGAGAAGGAGGAAGTCATCGGAAAAGAACGTTTTTTTAAGGATCAACTTTTAGGAATTCAAGACTACGGAAATTCCTCCGAATTCTATCATCAAAGCGTCGATTCCGATTTTAAAAATTGGGAATTGGAAATCAAATCGAAGACCGGAAAAATAAAAACGATCGCGATGTCCAATATATCGACCGAGTTTCCGATCGCAGGTTGGAAACATTGGTTCGTCGGAGTCGACGTTACCCTCACCAAAGAAGTCGAAAAAAATCTGAAAAGCTCACTCAAAGAGTTATCGGACTTTCACACCGCCTTGAACGCTGTCTCAATCGTGGCAATTACCGACAAACTGGGAAATATCATCTATGTGAATCAGAACTTCTGCAATATCAGCGGTTATTCTAAAAATGAACTCTTAGGGAGAAATCATAGAATCATCAATTCAGGTTATCATCCGAAAGAATTTTTTATCGAGTTGTGGAAGACTATTTCGAAGGGAAAGATTTGGAAAGGGGAGATTAAAAATAAATCGAAAGACGGGAAGTTCTATTGGGTGGATACGACGATTTCGCCTATTTTTGACGAAAACGGCAAACCGCACCAATATCTTGCGATTCGAAACGATATAACCGAAAGAAAGGAAACCGAAGAAAAGGTGAGATTAGCGGAAAACAATCTCAAGACGCTACAGGATCGAATGAGTCCGCATTTTTTATTCAACACATTGAGCATCATTCATTCTTATTTGCAGACAAATTCGGAACTCGCGGATTCCGCGATTTTGATGCTAGCGGAAAATTATAGATTTCTAATAGACAACGCGCAGAGGGCGTTGATTCCTTTCGACGTAGAGTGGGAATTTATGGAGAATTATATGAAACTTCTCAAACTCAGATTCTCCGACTTTTTAGACATCGAGGTGGTAAAAAAAGGCGACTTTAGCAAATGTCAACTCCCGCCTCTTACCTTACAACCGATTGTCGAAAATTCTTACATCCACGGAATTCGAAATCAAAAAGGCGGCGGGAAAATTTCGGTCGAAGCCACGATCGAAGGAAATCGAACTCGAATACGAATTCGTGACAACGGAAAAGGTATCGAGAATACGGAAAATTTTTATTCAAGAACGTTGAACAATATCTCGGAGCGTCTGAAATTTTATCTTTACGAATCGGAAGTAAAAATTGAAAATCACGCCGATGGAGGGACGTTAGTAACCGTCGATTTTGACACGCCAAAAAACGAACAGCTGGGAAAATTAAACTGA
- a CDS encoding LytR/AlgR family response regulator transcription factor: protein MASPNKEWKAIIVEDEAPTRELLVNFCLSRPELKLCKVAKDGEEALQFLQEESFDLAFLDINLPVISGLEVLEKLENPPYVIFVTAFRDKAIDAFELGALDYLLKPFSKDRFYKAVDRAVEFLQNKRSQNSGNAFNEHGLFILEKENYFLVPYTDIIYIASRDNFSVIHTEEREYITYKSLKSLEAKLPSNQFLRIYKQYIINLQKLSHLQSDTMGNYVVYLKDEDETQLPVGRKYIAKIKELL from the coding sequence ATGGCATCTCCGAATAAAGAATGGAAAGCGATCATCGTGGAAGACGAGGCTCCTACCAGAGAGTTGCTCGTGAACTTCTGTCTCTCTCGACCTGAATTAAAACTTTGTAAAGTAGCAAAAGACGGAGAAGAGGCATTACAATTTCTTCAAGAAGAATCTTTCGACTTAGCCTTCTTGGATATCAATCTTCCCGTGATATCCGGATTGGAAGTGCTTGAAAAACTGGAAAATCCTCCGTATGTGATCTTTGTCACCGCATTTCGAGATAAGGCGATCGACGCATTTGAGTTAGGCGCTCTCGATTATCTTTTAAAACCGTTTTCAAAGGATCGGTTTTACAAAGCCGTGGATCGAGCCGTGGAATTTCTTCAAAACAAGAGAAGCCAAAATTCAGGAAATGCGTTCAACGAACACGGGCTGTTCATCCTGGAAAAGGAAAATTATTTTCTAGTTCCATATACCGACATCATCTACATCGCGTCCCGGGATAATTTCAGCGTGATTCATACGGAAGAAAGGGAATACATCACTTATAAATCCCTAAAGAGCTTGGAGGCAAAACTTCCATCCAATCAATTTTTAAGAATTTATAAACAATACATCATCAATCTACAGAAACTTTCTCATCTCCAGAGTGATACGATGGGGAACTACGTCGTCTACCTTAAGGACGAGGACGAAACCCAACTTCCGGTCGGCCGGAAATACATCGCAAAGATTAAAGAACTTCTCTGA
- a CDS encoding cation-translocating P-type ATPase, whose amino-acid sequence MPNPSSEKILPKGLTSQEALDRFERFGPNELSSQKTTFWKLILSVVSEPMLSLLILCGILYAVLGNLEEAGMLSVAVIAVISITIYQNNKSQNALSSLKELAPLKARIIRDGKIKILPSREVVPGDVVILQEGDRISADGFLTFSLNLNVDESLLTGESASIQKEAEPPSEKNMQNPANTNSFVFAGSTVVAGEAVFQVAATGDSTEIGKIGKELQTISQSPSPLQTEIKRFTIAFSLFAGVLCLFLIVGLGLRHGRWLEAFLAGLTFSMAVLPEEIPVVLSVFFSLGAWRISKIGVLTKNLSAIETLGAATVLCVDKTGTLTENNMKVRGLYCEGEFLQCDSKLLEIPERFHSLLEFALLASKKDPYDPMEKAIRELGVTFLSGTEHIHEWELKKEYPLSSKLMALSYAWSSRENEEVLQIGAKGAPEAIFDLCHFSKELLNEWENVVERYSSQGFRILGVAKSKVKTRGVPDDQHDLTFDFLGLILLEDPIRESVPASVLECKRAGIKVVMITGDHAATAKSIARQIGFDSCETVLSGDELEALTEDELAFRLDQVRIFCRIRPHQKLKIVRGFQSKGETVAMTGDGVNDTLALHASHIGISMGKRGTDVAREASDLVLLDDNFSSIVKAVMLGRRIYENIQKSVSYIISVHIPIIGMSLLPVFTGDPLYFFPAHILLMELIIDPACTLVFEGVDAEKRIYASPPRRGKESLMSFQNASLSLLRGGLILLVLIGVSFWGKHEYWTFEKIRSVAFLCLVSSNLGMILTHLSKDLPFYRVLSRSNTILYWISGLTILILILIFHVDLFTHLFGFERIRLVDVVSSVSIGLIVSLVWESKKIKDSFYLRIRTAS is encoded by the coding sequence ATGCCGAATCCTTCCTCTGAAAAAATATTACCGAAAGGCCTCACTTCTCAGGAAGCTCTCGATAGATTCGAACGTTTTGGCCCGAACGAACTCAGCAGTCAAAAAACTACCTTTTGGAAGTTGATTCTTTCGGTTGTTTCGGAACCGATGTTGTCCCTTCTCATTCTGTGCGGTATTTTATACGCCGTTCTCGGAAATTTAGAGGAAGCGGGAATGTTATCCGTCGCCGTGATCGCGGTCATTTCCATCACGATCTATCAGAATAACAAATCCCAAAACGCGCTTTCCTCCTTAAAGGAACTCGCCCCTCTCAAAGCGAGAATCATACGAGACGGGAAAATCAAAATTCTTCCTTCCAGAGAAGTTGTTCCCGGAGACGTTGTGATCCTTCAGGAAGGAGATCGTATTTCTGCGGACGGTTTTTTGACATTCTCCTTAAATCTGAACGTGGATGAATCTCTTTTGACAGGAGAATCGGCAAGTATTCAAAAAGAAGCGGAACCTCCTTCCGAAAAGAACATGCAGAATCCTGCAAATACTAATTCCTTCGTTTTCGCCGGAAGTACGGTCGTCGCAGGGGAAGCCGTGTTTCAGGTCGCCGCCACAGGAGATTCCACTGAAATCGGAAAGATAGGAAAGGAATTGCAGACGATCTCTCAATCCCCGAGTCCTCTTCAGACGGAGATCAAACGGTTTACGATCGCCTTTTCATTGTTTGCCGGAGTTCTCTGCCTCTTTCTCATCGTCGGCTTAGGTTTGCGACACGGACGCTGGTTGGAGGCTTTTCTCGCTGGTCTTACTTTTTCAATGGCGGTTTTACCCGAAGAGATCCCGGTCGTTCTGAGCGTTTTCTTTTCCTTAGGCGCTTGGAGAATCTCTAAAATCGGAGTTCTCACGAAAAATCTCAGCGCCATCGAAACGTTAGGCGCCGCTACCGTCCTTTGCGTCGACAAAACCGGTACGCTTACGGAAAATAACATGAAAGTCCGAGGCCTTTATTGCGAAGGAGAATTTTTGCAATGCGACTCCAAACTTTTGGAAATACCGGAACGATTTCATTCTCTTTTGGAATTCGCTTTGCTTGCATCCAAAAAAGATCCTTATGACCCGATGGAAAAAGCGATTCGAGAATTAGGTGTGACCTTTCTTTCCGGAACCGAACACATTCACGAGTGGGAATTGAAAAAAGAATATCCGCTTTCCTCAAAGCTTATGGCACTGAGTTACGCTTGGTCGTCCCGTGAGAACGAAGAAGTTCTTCAAATCGGAGCCAAAGGCGCTCCGGAAGCGATATTCGATCTTTGCCATTTTTCGAAAGAATTGTTAAACGAATGGGAAAACGTCGTGGAACGATATTCTTCGCAAGGTTTTAGAATTTTAGGCGTTGCGAAGTCAAAGGTAAAAACCAGAGGAGTTCCGGACGATCAACACGATCTAACGTTTGATTTTTTAGGTTTGATCCTTCTGGAAGATCCGATCCGAGAATCGGTTCCCGCTTCCGTTCTGGAATGTAAACGTGCCGGAATCAAAGTTGTAATGATCACCGGAGACCACGCAGCTACGGCGAAGTCGATTGCAAGGCAGATCGGCTTTGATTCTTGCGAAACGGTTCTGAGCGGAGACGAATTGGAAGCGCTCACAGAAGACGAACTTGCTTTCCGTTTGGATCAGGTTCGTATATTTTGCAGAATTCGACCGCATCAAAAACTGAAGATCGTCCGCGGTTTCCAGAGTAAGGGAGAAACCGTAGCGATGACCGGAGACGGGGTAAACGATACTTTGGCGCTTCACGCCTCTCATATAGGAATCTCGATGGGAAAAAGGGGAACGGATGTAGCGAGAGAAGCCTCCGACTTAGTCTTGTTAGACGATAATTTCTCATCGATCGTCAAGGCAGTCATGCTCGGCAGAAGAATTTATGAAAACATTCAAAAAAGCGTTTCCTATATCATTTCAGTCCATATCCCGATCATCGGGATGTCTCTTCTTCCCGTTTTTACGGGAGATCCGCTTTACTTCTTTCCGGCTCACATCTTGTTGATGGAATTGATTATAGATCCTGCATGTACTCTCGTTTTCGAAGGTGTGGACGCGGAAAAACGTATCTATGCGTCTCCTCCTCGAAGAGGGAAAGAAAGCCTCATGAGTTTCCAAAACGCCTCGCTGAGTTTATTGAGAGGAGGATTGATTCTTCTCGTCCTCATCGGAGTTTCCTTCTGGGGAAAACACGAATACTGGACGTTCGAGAAGATCCGATCCGTCGCGTTCCTTTGTTTGGTTTCTTCCAATCTCGGAATGATTTTGACTCATCTTTCAAAAGATCTTCCCTTCTACAGAGTTCTTTCTCGATCGAACACGATCCTCTATTGGATCAGCGGGTTGACCATTCTCATCCTCATACTGATTTTTCACGTCGATCTATTCACTCATCTTTTCGGTTTTGAAAGGATTCGCCTTGTCGACGTCGTCTCTTCCGTCTCGATCGGTCTCATCGTAAGTCTAGTGTGGGAATCAAAAAAGATCAAAGATAGTTTTTACTTGAGAATTCGAACGGCTTCCTAA
- a CDS encoding Hsp20/alpha crystallin family protein has translation MNGVTKHPNRTQSLTGFDHFFRNWPDWNDLFHNEWVSHVPAVNVKRNSNGYELDFAAPGLEKKDFNIDIDGDMITISAEKESENKEEDKQYSKREYNYSSFSRSFTLPETVDRSKISAKYENGVLKLNLPKKEGAPKTNPVKIGVQ, from the coding sequence ATGAATGGAGTTACAAAACACCCCAATCGGACTCAGAGCCTTACCGGTTTCGATCATTTTTTCCGCAATTGGCCGGATTGGAACGATTTGTTTCATAACGAATGGGTTTCCCACGTTCCGGCCGTGAACGTGAAAAGAAATTCGAACGGATACGAGCTGGATTTCGCCGCACCCGGATTGGAGAAGAAGGATTTTAACATAGACATCGACGGGGATATGATTACGATCAGCGCGGAGAAAGAATCCGAAAACAAGGAAGAGGATAAACAATACAGCAAAAGAGAATACAACTATTCTTCCTTTAGTCGTTCCTTCACTTTACCGGAAACGGTGGATCGATCCAAAATTTCCGCAAAATACGAGAACGGAGTTCTCAAATTAAATCTTCCTAAAAAGGAAGGAGCGCCAAAGACAAACCCGGTTAAGATCGGAGTTCAATAA
- a CDS encoding Crp/Fnr family transcriptional regulator — MSALTVSKGVSDENQVPSKKKRLELVPKYELSDSQNTKHFEKNALLFSEGDSSNGFYIVRKGYVRSFRHSKANDKQQTFKIHYPGSWVGFRDAVMGGKYLHNAIALEDTEVQFVSQFEIQELLHTNREFSDMAFDKMTQECVEAENKIYSMGIRHTHAKLSEFLLERMKEVGVEIELPFTRDVLASIIGATTETLVRALSDFKCRGWIEIEKRKILIKNETALMSLLD, encoded by the coding sequence ATGAGCGCACTTACAGTATCCAAAGGTGTTTCGGACGAGAATCAAGTCCCAAGTAAGAAAAAACGTCTTGAGTTGGTTCCGAAGTATGAATTGAGCGATTCCCAAAATACGAAACATTTTGAAAAGAACGCACTTCTTTTTTCGGAAGGCGATTCTTCCAACGGTTTCTATATCGTTCGAAAAGGATACGTTCGTTCCTTCCGACATTCCAAGGCAAACGACAAACAGCAAACATTCAAAATTCATTATCCTGGAAGTTGGGTCGGTTTTCGGGATGCCGTGATGGGCGGGAAGTATTTACACAACGCAATCGCATTGGAAGATACGGAAGTTCAATTCGTATCACAATTCGAAATTCAAGAATTGCTACATACAAACCGGGAGTTCAGCGATATGGCTTTCGACAAAATGACCCAGGAATGTGTGGAAGCCGAAAACAAAATCTACTCGATGGGGATCCGTCACACGCACGCGAAGTTGTCCGAATTCCTTTTAGAAAGAATGAAGGAGGTCGGAGTCGAAATCGAGCTTCCTTTTACCAGAGACGTGCTCGCTTCCATCATCGGCGCCACTACGGAAACCTTAGTCAGAGCGCTTTCCGATTTCAAGTGTCGGGGTTGGATTGAAATCGAAAAAAGAAAAATTCTTATCAAAAACGAAACCGCCTTGATGAGTCTTCTCGACTAG
- a CDS encoding nuclear transport factor 2 family protein, with protein MPTSETLERFIALVEENKHDVAIEEFYTENSSMQENQSAPRIGRRLHVANEKKVLSRVKTLTSTCVRPVFVNGDKVVIRWIFHFEWKDGTAMHMEELAYQRWEGERIAEETFFYDPAQRLPIPAKSSD; from the coding sequence ATGCCTACTTCGGAAACTTTGGAACGTTTTATCGCGCTCGTGGAAGAAAACAAACACGACGTAGCCATCGAAGAATTCTATACGGAGAATTCTTCCATGCAGGAAAATCAATCTGCGCCTCGGATCGGACGAAGGTTGCACGTCGCGAACGAGAAAAAAGTTCTTTCCAGAGTGAAAACTCTGACATCGACGTGTGTTCGTCCCGTTTTTGTGAACGGTGACAAGGTTGTCATTCGATGGATCTTTCATTTCGAATGGAAGGATGGAACCGCCATGCACATGGAGGAATTAGCATATCAGCGCTGGGAAGGCGAAAGGATCGCTGAGGAAACTTTTTTCTACGATCCGGCACAACGTCTTCCGATTCCCGCGAAAAGTTCCGATTAA
- a CDS encoding dienelactone hydrolase: protein MGRRHFSKTVSFPVNQVELKGDIVVPEGADLLVINILEEEHSRFADRLKKLSNALNGKKIATFFLYGLLTDKERQISINRLDEELLSDRLIAVTHWLKNHSLTKDMRFGYVGLSVYAERFFRASLKLKNQIESFVFIGEIPPLSVDFCEVPILNIIGALNVKGQESDQTTFKRIESPQKKISRIEGSPSHLEDPQKWNLVTKAATDWFSEPTARMSG, encoded by the coding sequence ATGGGTAGAAGGCATTTTAGCAAAACCGTGAGTTTTCCCGTAAATCAAGTGGAGCTCAAAGGAGACATCGTCGTCCCCGAGGGCGCGGATTTGCTCGTCATCAATATACTCGAAGAGGAACATTCCAGATTTGCGGATCGACTCAAAAAACTTTCCAACGCGCTCAATGGAAAAAAAATCGCAACCTTCTTTCTCTACGGTCTTTTGACGGATAAGGAAAGACAAATTTCCATCAACCGATTGGATGAGGAACTTTTGTCAGATCGACTAATCGCTGTTACCCACTGGCTAAAAAATCACAGTCTGACGAAGGATATGAGATTCGGGTACGTGGGTTTATCGGTTTACGCCGAAAGATTTTTTAGAGCCAGTTTGAAGTTAAAAAACCAAATAGAAAGTTTTGTCTTTATCGGAGAAATTCCGCCACTCAGCGTCGATTTCTGCGAGGTTCCGATCTTAAACATCATCGGAGCTTTGAATGTAAAGGGGCAGGAATCCGACCAAACGACGTTCAAGAGAATCGAATCTCCTCAAAAAAAAATAAGCCGTATCGAAGGTTCGCCGAGTCATTTGGAAGATCCACAGAAGTGGAATTTGGTGACAAAAGCCGCAACGGACTGGTTTTCCGAGCCGACCGCTCGGATGAGCGGATAG
- a CDS encoding ATP-binding protein → MRLSDFKLTLPIVLILFFCTACKDFENHPLLIQNGEVDLSNWNPSQDGILNLKGNWEFCWDELIPPNADESFWKEHCNGYQAVPSYWKFYDIPEKNLSPFGKATYRIRIKLPKSFQGSYGISWTEILSAFEIFVNQKSVVRIGKVGSSYESMIPAVKPDRVRLDYLRDEVTIVVWVSNFNHENHGFWRPLYFGEWDQIRNTQIKHLLAEIASFSSIFLVGLYHLMIFLFRTRSREYFYFALFCVLMSLRQLSAENHSIVLFFPEMNFDFYIRFIYFVVFSICISMCMFIKSLFPTEVPSNFIYSTIGVFSMFIFALILPVAVFTRFSAVEFTLIAILPLGLIPYMIRALKKNREGASVILVAYVVFSTTVVNDILFTLGYLSTGYYSNLGVILFILLQASVLAKKLTRAIQRSEQLAFELESTLKESLRTHRELMELKELQNTNLETQVLLRTQELVKARNEAELANKVKSQFLATMSHEIRTPLNGIIGLIEQFKTTPLNENQEHIRSLIQSSGETLFKIINDILDYSKLEADKIELELGVLSWAQILQEMQGIFRFQVLQKGLELNVIYSPGFVDSAMGDEHRIKQILSNLLSNAIKFTDSGTIDIILDSELLKPENLVRYKIQVADSGIGIPNEKIDLLFQKFFQLDSSISRRYGGTGLGLAISKKLVELMQGTIRAFRNEKDGSTFEFTILLSEKSSGEIPKTIDEVDLSGLPQNTKILIAEDDSTNVFLLSRILRKLNIHCEVAKDGLEAVEKAKKENFDLIFMDINMPNLDGITASQWILNDPKIVKKPVIIPVTADVLQEDKAKCRNAGMSGFLAKPYYRKDIEQLIYDWIILSKR, encoded by the coding sequence ATGCGTTTAAGTGATTTCAAATTAACCTTACCGATCGTTTTAATTTTATTTTTCTGTACCGCTTGTAAGGACTTCGAAAACCATCCTCTTCTTATTCAGAACGGTGAAGTGGATCTTTCCAATTGGAACCCGAGCCAGGACGGAATCCTCAACTTAAAGGGGAATTGGGAATTTTGTTGGGATGAGTTGATCCCTCCGAACGCAGACGAGTCGTTCTGGAAAGAACACTGCAACGGATATCAGGCTGTCCCCTCTTACTGGAAATTCTATGATATTCCCGAAAAAAACCTTTCTCCTTTCGGAAAGGCTACCTATCGGATCAGAATCAAACTCCCCAAGTCGTTTCAAGGATCCTATGGGATCAGCTGGACCGAAATTCTATCCGCGTTCGAAATTTTTGTGAATCAGAAATCCGTAGTTCGTATCGGGAAGGTTGGATCCAGCTACGAAAGTATGATCCCAGCCGTCAAACCGGATCGAGTCCGGTTGGATTATCTTCGAGACGAGGTAACAATCGTGGTCTGGGTTTCGAACTTCAATCACGAGAATCACGGCTTCTGGCGCCCTTTGTATTTCGGAGAATGGGACCAGATCAGAAATACGCAGATTAAACACCTTCTCGCGGAGATTGCGAGTTTCTCCTCGATCTTTTTAGTCGGACTCTATCATCTTATGATTTTTCTCTTTCGGACGCGCTCTAGAGAATACTTTTATTTCGCTCTTTTTTGTGTTCTAATGTCGCTTCGACAATTGAGCGCGGAAAATCATAGCATCGTCTTATTCTTTCCGGAAATGAACTTTGATTTTTATATTCGATTCATCTATTTCGTCGTGTTCTCGATTTGTATTTCCATGTGTATGTTTATCAAATCCCTTTTTCCTACGGAAGTTCCGTCTAACTTCATTTATTCGACGATCGGCGTATTTTCCATGTTTATCTTCGCTCTCATTCTGCCCGTTGCCGTATTTACGCGTTTTTCCGCCGTTGAATTTACCCTAATCGCTATTCTTCCTCTCGGTCTCATTCCTTATATGATCAGGGCTTTGAAAAAGAATCGAGAAGGAGCTTCGGTAATTCTGGTCGCTTACGTGGTTTTTTCGACGACGGTTGTAAATGACATTCTATTCACTTTAGGTTATCTTTCTACCGGATACTATTCCAATCTCGGTGTGATTCTTTTTATTCTTCTTCAAGCGAGCGTTTTAGCAAAAAAACTTACACGAGCGATCCAAAGATCGGAACAACTCGCCTTCGAACTGGAATCGACTCTGAAGGAGAGCCTTCGAACTCATCGCGAACTGATGGAATTGAAGGAATTACAAAATACGAATTTAGAAACCCAGGTGTTATTGAGAACTCAGGAACTGGTAAAAGCGAGAAACGAGGCGGAACTCGCTAATAAGGTTAAGTCTCAATTTCTGGCGACGATGAGTCATGAAATTAGAACCCCTTTGAACGGGATCATCGGATTGATCGAACAGTTCAAAACGACTCCCCTCAACGAAAATCAAGAGCATATACGAAGTCTGATTCAAAGTAGCGGTGAAACCCTTTTTAAGATCATCAATGATATTTTAGATTATTCTAAATTAGAAGCCGATAAAATAGAACTCGAACTCGGAGTCCTTTCCTGGGCGCAGATTTTGCAAGAGATGCAAGGAATCTTTCGATTTCAAGTCCTACAAAAAGGGTTGGAACTAAACGTAATTTATTCTCCCGGCTTTGTAGACTCGGCTATGGGCGACGAACATCGAATCAAACAGATTCTTTCCAATCTTCTTTCGAACGCGATCAAATTTACGGATTCCGGAACGATCGATATCATTCTGGATTCGGAACTCCTAAAACCGGAGAATCTCGTCCGTTATAAAATCCAAGTTGCCGACAGCGGAATCGGAATTCCGAATGAAAAAATCGATCTGCTCTTTCAGAAGTTCTTTCAATTAGATTCTAGTATTTCGAGACGTTACGGAGGAACCGGACTCGGACTTGCGATATCAAAAAAATTGGTAGAGCTGATGCAAGGGACCATACGTGCGTTCCGAAACGAAAAAGACGGTTCTACGTTTGAATTCACAATTTTATTATCCGAAAAATCTTCCGGAGAAATTCCGAAAACGATCGATGAAGTCGATTTATCAGGACTCCCTCAAAATACGAAAATTCTCATCGCGGAGGACGATTCCACGAATGTTTTTCTATTATCCCGTATTTTAAGAAAGTTGAATATCCACTGCGAAGTCGCAAAGGACGGATTGGAAGCAGTTGAAAAAGCAAAAAAAGAAAACTTCGATCTAATCTTTATGGATATCAACATGCCGAATTTGGACGGAATCACGGCTTCACAGTGGATCTTAAACGATCCGAAGATCGTTAAAAAGCCCGTGATCATTCCCGTAACAGCAGATGTGTTACAAGAGGATAAGGCGAAGTGCAGAAATGCGGGGATGTCCGGCTTTCTTGCAAAACCATATTACAGAAAGGATATAGAGCAGTTGATTTACGATTGGATAATCCTATCCAAAAGATAA